A section of the Chlorocebus sabaeus isolate Y175 chromosome 17, mChlSab1.0.hap1, whole genome shotgun sequence genome encodes:
- the LOC103221614 gene encoding E3 ubiquitin-protein ligase makorin-2-like, which yields MDKVWDKPEAQRVFGILPNCTHAHCLGCLRTWRKNRQDFPLDVIKACPQCRVHSSYIIPHKFWVSKGAHKEQLIRNFKARTSQIRCRFFVRGNGRCPFKSECIYLHQLPAKALTSGPPWPERVHLASGSEVVTAGVWGRGGCCSWLLINVCDKYKTYGRCL from the exons ATGGACAAAGTGTGGGACAAGCCAGAGGCTCAGCGGGTTTTCGGCATCCTGCCCAACTGCACCCACGCCCACTGTCTGGGCTGCCTGCGCACCTGGCGGAAGAACCGGCAGGACTTCCCGCTGGATGTCATCAA GGCGTGTCCCCAGTGCCGTGTCCATTCCAGCTACATCATCCCCCACAAATTCTGGGTGAGCAAGGGGGCCCACAAGGAGCAACTCATCAGGAACTTCAAGGCTCGGACGAG CCAGATCCGATGCCGGTTCTTCGTGCGAGGAAATGGCCGCTGCCCCTTCAAATCTGAGTGTATCTACCTGCACCAGCTCCCAGCTAAGGCCCTGACCTCCGGTCCTCCCTGGCCTGAGAGAGTGCACCTGGCCTCTGGGAGTGAGGTGGTAACTGCAGGGGTATGGGGCAGGGGAGGCTGCTGCTCATggcttttaataaatgtttgtgataAATATAAAACCTATGGACGGTGTCTATGA
- the FANCE gene encoding Fanconi anemia group E protein isoform X2 yields MATPDAGLPGAEGSEQAPWAQLEAPARLLLQALQAGPEGARRGLGVLRALGRRGWEPFDWGRLLEALCREEPVVQGPDGRLELKPLLLRLPQICQRNLMSLLMAIWPSLPESGLLSVLQIAQQVLAPDPDAWLRALGELLRRDLGVGTSMEGASPLSKKCQRQLQSLCRGLGPGGRRLKSPQSPDPEEEDNRDSQQPGKRRKESEEEAASPEGKRVPKRFRCWEEEEDDEEERPEHKSLESLADGGGASPIKDQPVMGAKTGQDGSSLEDAKGLAESLELPKAIQDQLPRLQQLLKTLEEGLEGLEDVPPVELQLLHECSPSQMDLLCTQLQLPQLSDLGLLQLCTWLLALSPDLSLSNATVLTRSLFLGRILSLTSSASRLLTTALTSFCAKYTYPVCRALLDPVLQAQGTGPAQTELLCCLVKAESLEPDAQVLMLGQILELPWKEEIFLVLQSLLERQVEMTPEKFSVLMEKLCKKGLAATTSMAYAKLMLTVMTKYQANITETQRLGLAMALEPNTTFLRKSLQAALKHLGS; encoded by the exons ATGGCGACCCCGGACGCTGGACTCCCAGGGGCTGAGGGCTCGGAGCAGGCGCCGTGGGCGCAGCTGGAGGCCCCCGCCCGGCTCCTGCTGCAGGCGCTGCAGGCGGGGCCCGAGGGGGCGCGGCGTGGCCTGGGGGTGCTTCGAGCGCTGGGCAGGCGCGGCTGGGAGCCCTTCGACTGGGGCCGCTTGCTCGAGGCCCTGTGCCGGGAGGAGCCGGTAGTGCAGGGGCCTGACGGCCGTCTGGAACT GAAACCACTGTTGCTGCGATTGCCCCAGATATGCCAGAGGAACCTGATGTCCCTGCTGATGGCCATTTGGCCGTCACTGCCGGAAAGTGGGCTCCTCTCTGTGCTGCAGATTGCCCAGCAGGTCCTAGCCCCTGACCCCGATGCCTGGCTCCGTGCCCTGGGGGAATTGCTGCGAAGGGATCTAGGGGTGGGGACCTCCATGGAGGGAGCTTCTCCACTGTCTAAAAAATGCCAGAGACAGCTCCAAAGTCTGTGTAGGGGGCTGGGCCCAGGGGGCAGGAGGTTGAAATCCCCACAGTCTCCAGACCCTGAAGAAGAGGACAACAGGGactcccagcagcctgggaaacGCAGAAAGGAGTCAGAGGAAGAGGCTGCCAGTCCTGAGGGGAAGAGGGTCCCCAAAAGGTTCCGGTgttgggaagaggaagaagatgatgAGGAGGAGAGACCTGAACATAAGTCACTGGAATCCCTGGCAGATGGAGGAGGTGCATCTCCTATTAAGGACCAGCCTGTCATGGGAGCTAAGACTGGCCAGGACGGTTCGAGTCTGGAGGATGCTAAAGGTCTAGCTGAGAGTTTGGAGTTGCCCAAAGCTATCCAG GACCAGCTtcccaggctgcagcagctgctgaAGACCTTGGAGGAG GGGTTAGAGGGGTTGGAGGATGTTCCCCCAGTTGAGCTACAGCTTCTTCACGAATGTAGCCCCAGCCAG ATGGACTTGCTGTGTACCCAGCTGCAGCTCCCCCAGCTCTCAGACCTCGGTCTCCTGCAGCTCTGCACCTGGCTGCTGGCCCTTTCACCTGATCTCAGCCTCAGCAATGCTACTGTGCTGACCAGAAGCCTCTTTCTTGGACGG ATCCTCTCCTtgacttcctcagcctcccgcctGCTTACAACTGCCCTGACCTCCTTCTGTGCCAAATATACCTACCCTGTCTGCAGAGCCCTCCTTGACCCTGTGCTCCAGGCCCAAGGCACAG GTCCTGCTCAAACAGAGTTACTATGTTGCCTTGTGAAGGCAGAGTCCCTGGAGCCAGATGCACAGGTTCTAATGCTGGG ACAGATCTTGGAGCTGCCCTGGAAGGAGGAAATTTTCTTGGTGTTGCAGTCACTCCTAGAGCGGCAG GTGGAGATGACCCCTGAGAAGTTCAGTGTCTTAATGGAGAAGCTCTGTAAAAAGGGACTGGCAGCCACCACCTCCATGGCCTATGCCAAGCTCATGCTGACGGTGATGACCAAGTACCAGGCTAAC ATCACTGAGACCCAGAGGCTGGGCCTGGCTATGGCCCTAGAACCTAACACTACCTTCCTGAGGAAGTCCCTGCAGGCCGCCTTGAAACATTTGGGCTCCTGA
- the FANCE gene encoding Fanconi anemia group E protein isoform X1 produces the protein MATPDAGLPGAEGSEQAPWAQLEAPARLLLQALQAGPEGARRGLGVLRALGRRGWEPFDWGRLLEALCREEPVVQGPDGRLELKPLLLRLPQICQRNLMSLLMAIWPSLPESGLLSVLQIAQQVLAPDPDAWLRALGELLRRDLGVGTSMEGASPLSKKCQRQLQSLCRGLGPGGRRLKSPQSPDPEEEDNRDSQQPGKRRKESEEEAASPEGKRVPKRFRCWEEEEDDEEERPEHKSLESLADGGGASPIKDQPVMGAKTGQDGSSLEDAKGLAESLELPKAIQDQLPRLQQLLKTLEEGLEGLEDVPPVELQLLHECSPSQQMDLLCTQLQLPQLSDLGLLQLCTWLLALSPDLSLSNATVLTRSLFLGRILSLTSSASRLLTTALTSFCAKYTYPVCRALLDPVLQAQGTGPAQTELLCCLVKAESLEPDAQVLMLGQILELPWKEEIFLVLQSLLERQVEMTPEKFSVLMEKLCKKGLAATTSMAYAKLMLTVMTKYQANITETQRLGLAMALEPNTTFLRKSLQAALKHLGS, from the exons ATGGCGACCCCGGACGCTGGACTCCCAGGGGCTGAGGGCTCGGAGCAGGCGCCGTGGGCGCAGCTGGAGGCCCCCGCCCGGCTCCTGCTGCAGGCGCTGCAGGCGGGGCCCGAGGGGGCGCGGCGTGGCCTGGGGGTGCTTCGAGCGCTGGGCAGGCGCGGCTGGGAGCCCTTCGACTGGGGCCGCTTGCTCGAGGCCCTGTGCCGGGAGGAGCCGGTAGTGCAGGGGCCTGACGGCCGTCTGGAACT GAAACCACTGTTGCTGCGATTGCCCCAGATATGCCAGAGGAACCTGATGTCCCTGCTGATGGCCATTTGGCCGTCACTGCCGGAAAGTGGGCTCCTCTCTGTGCTGCAGATTGCCCAGCAGGTCCTAGCCCCTGACCCCGATGCCTGGCTCCGTGCCCTGGGGGAATTGCTGCGAAGGGATCTAGGGGTGGGGACCTCCATGGAGGGAGCTTCTCCACTGTCTAAAAAATGCCAGAGACAGCTCCAAAGTCTGTGTAGGGGGCTGGGCCCAGGGGGCAGGAGGTTGAAATCCCCACAGTCTCCAGACCCTGAAGAAGAGGACAACAGGGactcccagcagcctgggaaacGCAGAAAGGAGTCAGAGGAAGAGGCTGCCAGTCCTGAGGGGAAGAGGGTCCCCAAAAGGTTCCGGTgttgggaagaggaagaagatgatgAGGAGGAGAGACCTGAACATAAGTCACTGGAATCCCTGGCAGATGGAGGAGGTGCATCTCCTATTAAGGACCAGCCTGTCATGGGAGCTAAGACTGGCCAGGACGGTTCGAGTCTGGAGGATGCTAAAGGTCTAGCTGAGAGTTTGGAGTTGCCCAAAGCTATCCAG GACCAGCTtcccaggctgcagcagctgctgaAGACCTTGGAGGAG GGGTTAGAGGGGTTGGAGGATGTTCCCCCAGTTGAGCTACAGCTTCTTCACGAATGTAGCCCCAGCCAG CAGATGGACTTGCTGTGTACCCAGCTGCAGCTCCCCCAGCTCTCAGACCTCGGTCTCCTGCAGCTCTGCACCTGGCTGCTGGCCCTTTCACCTGATCTCAGCCTCAGCAATGCTACTGTGCTGACCAGAAGCCTCTTTCTTGGACGG ATCCTCTCCTtgacttcctcagcctcccgcctGCTTACAACTGCCCTGACCTCCTTCTGTGCCAAATATACCTACCCTGTCTGCAGAGCCCTCCTTGACCCTGTGCTCCAGGCCCAAGGCACAG GTCCTGCTCAAACAGAGTTACTATGTTGCCTTGTGAAGGCAGAGTCCCTGGAGCCAGATGCACAGGTTCTAATGCTGGG ACAGATCTTGGAGCTGCCCTGGAAGGAGGAAATTTTCTTGGTGTTGCAGTCACTCCTAGAGCGGCAG GTGGAGATGACCCCTGAGAAGTTCAGTGTCTTAATGGAGAAGCTCTGTAAAAAGGGACTGGCAGCCACCACCTCCATGGCCTATGCCAAGCTCATGCTGACGGTGATGACCAAGTACCAGGCTAAC ATCACTGAGACCCAGAGGCTGGGCCTGGCTATGGCCCTAGAACCTAACACTACCTTCCTGAGGAAGTCCCTGCAGGCCGCCTTGAAACATTTGGGCTCCTGA